From the Mesorhizobium koreense genome, the window TTTCGATGACGAAGCCGTCCTTGCCGAGGGAGGCGCCACGCCGGATGTAGCTATAGCCCGTTTCCGGCCGGTCGGGCACGATACCGAATGCGACCAGCTTGCCCCCTTCGGCGAGCGAAATAGCCTTTCCGACACTCTCGTGGAACCGATCCTCCTGCCGGATCAGGAGATCCGCCGCCAGGACAAGAAGCAACGGGTCCTCTCCCGAGCGCGACGCATAGAGCGACGCCAGCGCAATCGCAGGCGCCGTGTTGCGCCCGACAGGCTCGAGCAGGATTGTGGCGCCATCCTCGCCTATCTGGCGAAGCTGTTCGGCCGCGATGAACCGGTGCTCCTCATTGCAGATTACCAGCGGGCTTTCGCAGTCGAGCCCCCGAAGCCGCATTACGGTCTCCTGCAGCATCGTGTGGCTGCCAGCCAACACGTGGAACTGCTTCGGATAAAGTTCTCGCGACAAGGGCCACAACCGGGTGCCAGAGCCGCCCGCCAAAACAATCGGTAGCAACATTGATCAGCATCCCTTCGTAGCCATCGCTCTATTGCATGGGTGGATCGTAACGCTTCAATAGAACCTAGCTTTTATAATGGTTCTTCGAAGCCGCCCAGTTATCGAGGCTCACGTCGCGCGGATTACCCATTTGGGCGCGCCAGCATCCCTGGCGACGCCGGATAGATGTTGGCACCCAAGTCCGCCGGGAACCTGCTCAAATCGCTTGCACCGGGAGAGCCGTCCATAGATATAAAGCGTCGCGTCCGAGATGCCGGCCTTGTGGCATACCTTCGCGACTGGCGTTCCTTCCTCCGCCCGACGCAGAATGAAGGCGATCTCGGCCTCCGAAAACTTCGATCTCTTCACGGAACCCTCCATTCTCCCAACGCCGGGGAGGCACGTCAATCCAGTCCGGCATAATGCGTCATGCTGCACTTTTCAGCTCAAAACGCAGTACCTTCACATATCCATTTCAGAGTTGGGGCTCATGGAGAGCGTCAGCGGATAGGCCAATGGCACGTTGCACTCTATTTATCGGCTGCGTATAAGCCGGGGGTCGTCGAAAGTTTTCTTATGGGGCGTAGCCAAGCGGTAAGGCAACGGTTTTTGGTACCGTCATTCCCTGGTTCGAATCCAGGCGCCCCAGCCAAACTGTATGCTCTGGCGATAGCTTCGTATTCTTGGCGTCTGTCGCCGTTGCCGATACGATTGTTTCCGAAAGTAAATCAAACGGCTGCCTGAAAGCGGGGCGAACCACCCTTGGTCCCATTTGCAATTCGACAGCATCAGATTTAGCAGTCCCTTTTTCTCGTGAGAGGGCTGTTTTACAAACAGCCGGCTGGCATTTCGCGCCAGTTCCAAAAGGCGGATGCCATCGCCCATATATGATTCCTCAGCGCTACCATGCGCTCGATCTCGCGAAGCGGCCGCGTTTGCTCGGTTCGCCACTGTGCCGACATTCGATCGTGGAAGGCGTTGTCGATGCGGCCATCAAGCTTATCGAGATACATGGCGTGCAGGCGATCCTCCGATCGCTTGTACTCGACTTGAGACCGGTGAATTGCCTGTTCGTGCTCCCGGCGTTCATCGGCATGGCTGGCTTTAAGGGCTGCCACTTCATTGAAATGTAACTGGTCGAGCAAATTGGCGAAGGCCTGATCAAGCACTTCCTCGCGAACATACTTGCGACGGCATTCAGCATAGGCGTCGCGCCGCCGATAAAAACTGCTGCGGCCGACACCAAAATATCGACACGTCTTCGCGACGTGCCCAGTCTCTTCAGCGTGCTGAAGAATACGAAGCTTGCATGTGATCTCGCATTGATCCTTGCTCATGAACACCTCCTTTGCCGCAGAATTGGGAGCTTATTAGAAATGTCCCGCGAGTACCGACATATCTACAATCGGCTAATACCGGACTCAAGGCGCGTAGATACTATCAGAACGGCCCCCGACTAACTATTGTCGACCGCCACTTCAGATTGCAAATACCTGACCCGCCGTCCAGTTGCCGCATCAGCAGGGAGTGAAGGAGATCACTTAAGGGGTTTTTGGGAGGCTCGGTCCTTCAATCGTCACGACCGTATCGGCGGGAGTTACACGAATTGGCTGTCTCCTCTTCGGAGCGGGGCAGGCCGTGCTGTGCCCTTATCGCTCAGTGATTGCGACCCTCAAGTTGCCGGTAGAGTTCAGCATAGGATCTCCCCATTCTTTCAGCGGTGAATAGGCGGAGATACCGGTCGCGCGCGGCTCGGCCCCAGCTCACCGCCTCAACCGGGGAGTCAATCAGCCGGTTGATCGCTTCGGCAAGTTTTGCCGGATTCGATGGCGGAACCACGAGCCCGGTCTGGCCGGCTCTATTGACATAGCTTGTGCCCGTTCCGATTTCGCAAGAAATCATTGGCTTGCCGCACATCGCCGCCTCGACCAGCGAAAGCCCGTAGGCCTCCGACCTTTGGTTCGAAGGAAAAACCAAGCCGTGACAATTGCGTAGCAGCGCCATCTTGCGCGGCTCCGCCACCTCGCCAACAAATAGCACGTTGTCGCAGCGCAGTGCTTCGGCCTGTTGTTTGAGTTCGCGCTCGACGGGCCCGGACCCTGCTATCACGATCTTGCACCGCGCCTGAGAAGCGGCCCGGATCAAAACATTCAGCCCCTTGTAGTAGCGCAGCACACCGACAAACAGCACGAACGGCTTGGGAACCACCGAGCCACACCAGCCGTTATCGGCCTCGCTTGGTGAGGGATAGGCGCCCTCGTCGATACCGATGGGAATGACCTGCGATTTGGCCTTGAAAGCCCTGAGAACAGAGCTTGATTCCAGGTAGTTCGGTGATGTCGCTACGATCGCGTCGACGTCTGCTAGGAAGCGCATCATCAAAGGCCGGTAGAACGGCAAGACGAGCCTCTGTTTGACGATGTCGGAATGATAGGTGAGGAGGGCCGGCTTGCCGTGGTGAGATTGGAAATGCACCATATCCATGATCGGCCATGGAAAATGGTAATGGACCAGGTCGGCCTGTTTGGCCAGCGCGCCGAACTTGCGGAAGACCTCGCGCGAGAACCCGGTCGACGCCAGCTCGAAATCCAGCTTGGCTTTGCGGGCCATGTGGCCGTCGAGGCGTTTTGTATTTTTGTCCGGAGCACGGCTCAGTGACAGGACTTCGGTTTCGACGCCATGAGCAGCCGTGCTTTGAGCGATGGCATGGATCGTCCGCTCTACCCCGCCGAACGTATCCGGCCAATATGTCTTGAAGAAATGCAGGACTTTCAAAGCTCGGTCCTTCGTCTTTGCCGGATGGCCGGCTCAAATATCCGCAACATCCCTTTGGCGTGATTCTCCCAGGTAAATCGTCCGGCATTCTTGCGCGCACCGGCGGCGATTTTGTTTCGGAATTCCGCGTCGGTACAAAGGCGACCGAATGACACGGCAATCGCCGCGGGATCGTTCGGGTCGACGAGGACGGCATTGTCTCCGGCGACTTCAGGCATCGACGACGTATTCGACGTCAGCACCGGTCTGCCGAATGACTGGGCCTCGACGATCGGGAAGCCGAAGCCTTCATAAATCGACGGCATAGCCAAAAACACACAATTCGCATAAAGCGTGGCGAGCACGCGATCATCAACGAAGCCGGTGAACTTGATGCTGGTCTCGAGCCCGCCGCTGCGCACCTGGTCGGCCAGGCGCGTCTGTTTCCATCCCTTGCCGCCGACGATGACAAGGTCGCAGCCGACGCGGATACCGGCCGGCAGCAGACCATAGGCTTTGATCAGATTGCCGAGGTTCTTGCGGGGCTCGAGCGTGCCGACGAAAAGCGCGTAGGGTTTTGTTATGCCGAGCGGCTCGAGGCTCGAAACATCGGCCGGAGCCGGCAGCGCGGCAGTGCCGGGGGCTACCGTCCTAACCGGCGACTTCAGCCACGGGAATTCGCGCGTCAACGCGGCCGCTGTGGACGTCGAATCCGCGACCACGACATCAGCGGTCCTCAAGGCCGGTTTCATCAGCAGGCGCTCGCCGATCAAGGTACGAGCACGCATGGTCTCCGGCGCATGCATCCAGACGAGATCGTGAATCGTGACCGCCCGTGCGATCCGGCTGTCCAGAACGAGAGGCAGGCGATGCGACGGACCCCAGAACACGTCGACATGATCGCGCCGAGCCAGGGAGGGCAGCACGACTTGACCCCAATACGTTCGGGCGACCGGCCCCTTGAAGCCGGCAAGCTGCACGGAAACGCCACGCGGAATGTCGTAGCTCACGCTGACCGCTCCCGGCGCGTAAACCGCCACATCGGCGCCAAGCGCCGCCAGAGCCTTGATCGAATTGTGAACGAATCGGCCGATACCGTCGGTGGCCGATGCCAGATTCCTGCCATCGATCCCGATCTTCAACCGCGTCACTGGGATTCCGTCTTTCTTAGAGGGACCGATGGACTATAGTTAGTTGGACATGTCAACGGTGGTCGTTCGCGAGAGGAAATTTGGCTACCGCCTGAATAACTCAGACAATCCGTATTTGAAGTTATCATAAGAAAATTTCCGGGACGCAGTTTCCTTGGCGTCTTTCTGCCGTAGCACTACCGCGGCACGATCTTCAAAGATCGACATCACCCGGTCCGCGAACCCCTCGCAGTCGCCGACATCGACCAGATCCAAGCAAGCAGATGCCTCTGCGAGTTCCAATGTAATGAGCGGGATATTCGTCGCCACCACTGGCACGCCCAGATGGAGCGCCTCGGTTATCTGTGTCGGGAAGTTCCCTTCCATTTCAGATGTGAACAGCAAACATAGCGCATTCTCGTACAGATATCCGAGTTCCGCGTCTGTGAGCTCCGGCAGCGAAACCAGATGCTCCTCCGGCCCGGCCGCCGACCTGCCAGATAGCGGGGTGGTCAAAAGTCCAACGAGTCGATCCTCGCTTCCAGCCGCATTCAGTCTCCCGTTCACGATCGCTACTGTCCTTGCGAAATCGGTGAGACGTTTTGAGGGCCTGTCCCTTGTAGGATAAAATGCGTAGTACTTCGGCAGTGTCCCAAGCCGGTCAGAGGATTCTGCGCTGGGCGAGCTGTCATTCAGAAACGGCAGGGGGACGTGGACGATACATTCTGGTCGGGGAGCAAGCGTGGTCTTCGGTAGATAAGACGCCGTGAACGCGGAGTTCGTCAGAATGCGACTCGCCTTGGCGACCATTTTTTTGCCAACAATGGCAAATTGGCGCGAGGCGCCCATCTCGGCCGAGCCTTGATAAAAATGAGGCATGTAGTCAGGGAGATACAGAACGACGTTCTTGCCCTCCAGATGGGCAAGCTCGGGAAACATATGATAGTGCGAGATCAGCACGTGGTCGATATTCGCGTCTGCGTTTATCAGATCAACATATGCGGCACGTGGCATAGCGCAGTTCGCACGCCTAATATTGTTCAGCGCTTGCTCCACTTTGCGCAGGGCCTTGAAAGTCGCAACGGCCGCTATTGATGCAAGCGCGCGCGGCATTCTCTTAAAATCACGTGCGTGGTACAGTGTCCTGAGGTGGTCTATATTGGCGGAAAATGGCCGCATCGATGCAATCTGGCGAAGGCGGCCTATCGCGTTCCCGCCGCCAAGAGCCTCTTGCTCGATCACCATGATCTTCAGATCGGATCCAGCGGCAGACTTGAGGAAACCGTGAATTCGACCAATGTCCTCGCTCCGGCTCGTGACGACGATCTTGAAGCCAACATCAGCTAGCGCGCGAACGATTTGACGGATAACCCGCGCGATTCCCTCCGCACAATGGTATTCGCCGTTTTGGCGGACCACGAGCGGCCCAAAACCGTGGAAGGCTACAAGAACGGTTTCGGCGGTCGGTGCCTCTATTTTAACTGTTGGCGAATAAATCAACTGAGGCGCTCGGTTCGTCCCCGCTTCGCCAAGCGCTCTTGTTATGGCCTCGTCGAATATCGGCCACACATGTTCTGGCTGGTACAGTTTCCGAACCTCGGCTTGGCTTTCGATGAGTTCGCGCGAGAAAGCGCGGTCGCCTTTCCTCAGTCGTTCCGACTGCTTCACCAGGTCATCAATGCTGTCGGCCCTGCCGGGTGCCCCGGCCGAGAAATACCGGCAAAGCAAAGAGCCTTTTTGGAACAACACGGGACCGCCAAGCGTCATGAACTCTATCGGCGGGAGATAGCAAACAGTCGGCTCCAGATAGTGATACGCAAATCCGCGCATCTGGGACAATCGACTGATGAACTCGGATCGTTCCGCCGTCCCTATCACTTGCTCGTCGCGGACAGGCACGTTCTGCGCGCCGAAAATCCTGTAACCTTTCGCGGGAAAATAGCGCTTCAAGGTGTGGTAGTTGGTGGTGTAGTAGGGAATGTCCGCAACCCTCGGGCAGAGCAATCCCAACTCAGGCACCGACGCTTCGAGATCCCATGTGTCTCGTCGATCGAGGACGTCGCGCGTAAGGCAGTAGGGAACGATCATCATGCGCGATCGTAGCCAATCGTCCTCTATTTCGATCACCTTTTCGGAGTGTGGCGAGAACCAGAAGTCGTTCCGCTCCGTGATAAGCGGCAGCGCTCCCAAGTTGGTCAATTCATCCGACAGACTGTAAGGCTGGCCATATGTGCGATAGATGACTCGGCCGTGATAGGCTTTCAGGAGATGGGTCAGCCACAGCGGGTTGATCGTCACAATCGCTGCGTCGAAATAAGCATTCAGAGCCTCCGCAGCTGCCGGCGGAATCTTATCATAGAAAAAGTTGGTCCTCGCTAGGATATCGAGAGCCTCCTTCGGCAGGCTGGAGTCCGGCGGAACCCAATCGTAGACGGCGGACTGATCGTGGACGGTACTCAGATACGGTGGATTGAATACTTCGTAGCCAAGGGCCCGCAGGCGGGGAAGTTCGGTTTGCGAGAGCACTTTGTGCATGCCCAGCCAGAAAATTCGCTTCTTCTTGATCATTCCGCTTTTCGGCTCTCCAAGAGGCGATGTTTGGTATTGCAGTGCACCATCGCTTGTCAAATTCGTGGCCCGGGTGGTCGGCAGAGGGGCTGCACAGAAAGAATGCGGCACGGAGATCACAGACAAAAGACGACAAATGCACGCGATGAAGCTGTTTGCCACCATCCTGCCTATGAGGCCTGATCTGCCTCCGCTAAACGCCCTCGAATCGGCTTAGAGTTTTCCGCGCCATTTTCCTGGCTGGGAGAGGAGCGGAAGCGATGAAGGCATCGCAATTTTCGGACGCGCAGAAGGCGTTCATCATCAAGCAGGGCGAAGACGGAACGCCGGTGGCGGAGATCTGCCGGAAGGCCGGGATCAGCCAAGCGACCTACTTCAACTGGAAGAAGAAGTATTCCGGTATGATGCCGTCGGACATGAAGCGGCTGCGCGAGTTGGAGCAAGAGAACGCCCGGCTGAAGAAGATCGTGGCGGACCTCAGCCTCGACAAGGAGATGCTGCAGGACATTGTCCGGCGAAAAACCTGAGGCTTGGCCGGAAGAGAACGCTGGTCGACGTGATGCGATCGGACTGGGCAATCTCGATCCGCCGTGCCTGTGCGGCGATCCTGTTCGACCCGAAGACCTACCGATACAAGTCACGTCGTCCCGACCAGGCCGCTCTGGAGCAGCGGATGAGGGAGATTTGTCAGACCCGCGTGCGTTTCGGCTATCGGCGCGTGCATATCCTGCTCAAGCGGCCGGAAAACTCTAGCCCCTGCCGAGGGCGCGTTGGGGAGCGGACCACAACGTGAACAGGGCTAACTTATAGGCGCGGACAAAACGGGGAGCACGTCACCCACTATCCGTTATTCTTAGGTCGCACCGAGAATTCGGCTCTTCATCATCCGCTTCCGACCCTCAGGGGCACGGAATTGGAAAAGCACTGAACAGTTCGGAAGGCGGCATGCCGGCTGCCGGATGGCCCACTTCGTGTGCTTTCGCATAGATACGGCGCATCTCGGGTACATAGGCATCAATTTCCGGCAAATGCTTCAATCGCATCAAAACTCGGGCAGCATTGAAATAGGGACTATTGTTGGCCCGGTCATTCTCGAAGATATCTTTCCACATCATAGCAACGAGCCACAGCCGATTCGCTCGGCGCCGGTCCACTGCATCTTGGTCCGCCCCGTTGCGCTCGGCAAGATCCCAGGCACGCGGCAACTGCTCGAGATCAAACAGCGTGCCATAGTCCACCCACGACACGTTCGAATTCACAACCAGCGACGGCTCTCCAATCCAATAAGCGGCTTCATCTGGCATATAGTTCAATACGTAGTGCGAAGTCGGTATACAAGTAAGCATCGAGGAGAAGGGACGCCCGCTCGTTTCCTGACAATAGGACCGCATGGCATGGTCACGCCGATATATATGCGAGTAGATGGCAGTATAGAAATTCTCATTCTTGGCAGCGAGATCCTTCACCGTTGATAGTTCATCCGGCCCGGCCGGTTCCAGCACATTATAAGCATTGAGGAAGCTCTGCAGGTCGGCAATGCCAAGCGGGTTCGCTTCGGATGTGTAACCGTAGTTGAGGTAGACGAGACCGATCCTGGGATGACGATGCAAGACATCCAGCACTGTGGCTATGCAGCCTGCCCGCGTTAGGTCGTCGTCGCCAATGATCCATACGTACTCACCCCTGGCACGCTGTGCAGTTACCGCTAGGTTGCCGAGCATTCCGACATTCTTAGCATTCCGGTGGAAACGGAAATTCGAGCGATCGAAGAACGCTTGGACGACATCCGGCGTGTTGTCCTGCGAGGCGTTGTCCACGACAAGCACTTCCAGGTCGTTCCGCTCGCCCGAAATCTGCGAATATATGTTCGCAAGGTTGCGCGTCAGCCAGCCGGCCCGATTGTAAGTGCTAAGACAAATTGAGAGTTTTGGCCGCTGGGCTAGTTTAATGAGCGAAGCGGATGGCTGTTGATTCCACTTACCCAGCGACTGCCGGGCATCGTTGCGCTGATCAGTGGCTAATTCTTCACACAGCGCTCGAGCATAGTCCAACCAACCACGGACAGGCCTCGACACCGCCTCGTCGCTGAGGGTTTCGCGCCAGGCTGGCGACATTATGCGCACCACTGCGTCGAACAAACTGTTGCCATTCTCAAATCCGACGTTGACTGTGCCGAGTTCAGGCTCAACGTCCGCGCAGCCGGAGACCACGCAGGGCACCCCTTTCCACAGCGCATCCAACACATCTGGCTCATTCACACCAAACTTTCCCGCATGAATGACGAAATCGGCCTCTGCTAGGGCGTTCTCCCGCTCCAATCCCCCGCACCAGTCGAGAGTGACCGTAGACCCCTCGCCCACCATATCGTCCATGTCCGGCGTCAAAGCATCAAGGACAATTATGCTGAGTGACGTACCTGTTTGGCGCGTAGCTTTGTCGGCCACATCAAGGATCCTGGTCAGGATTTCAGGCCGACCCGCCGGGACCCACACAAGGCATTTCAATGCGCCGACATCCGCTCTCCGGGGCATGATGCGACGCTGTGTACCCAGCCTTTCGGTTGGTTCTGGCAAAGTCTTAAAGCGATTCTCGGCACTATGAACCTTGCCCCGCCAAGACAGCAAGAACCGGTACAAGTTCTCGTACCTGTCCACGGAAAGCGCTAAAATCTTATCCGCCTCGGCTAACCCTTCATACGCCGTTCTTTCGATCCCCGAGATCGCTTGGCTCGTCGGACGGTTCTCGTCTCCGAAGATGACCGCTAGCCGAAGGCCGCGAGTCGCCATGAAGGATCTGGCCTCGTTTAGATCGGGTGTCGTGACGTCGGCAGCAGCGAGCACCCATTTCGGCGCGTCGTGGGCAAGCGGATCGACCCAATTGCTCCATGGGATGGACCCATCGTCGCCAGCCGGCATAGCGACCTCGATGTCGCCGGTCTCGGCGTTCCACCTGACTGGAATGAGCCGGACCCCCATCTCGGCCAGAGTCCGCCCCAGTGCCTGCGCGAAAGCTAGGCGGGGCGGCGAGGCGAGTGGCGAGATCCAGTAGTAGAAGGCCTTGATGCGGCGTGCCGCATCCGACGTCCGCCGGAGAATTCCTCCTATGAGCCGGACATAGGTTGACCAGGCCGCGGCATCCGGTCGGCTTTCCATTGGCGGCGGCACGACGGTTTCGATCACCGGCCCCCAATCAGCAAAATGATACTGCGTAAAGACAAACAGAAGGTCATCCGCGGCATCATACGACACGGGCAGCACAACATCGGCGAGGAGGAGCGCCTGCATGTACTCCTCATGGGCCTTGGCTGCGTGATGTCCATTCTGCTTGTGCAAGGCATCGGCCCCCTCGAAGATGAAGGCCGTACGCAAGCCAAGGCGATGCGCCTCCATGACAACATCGACGCCCACGAGATCCGTCCCCCCAGGATCGGCGTACAAGGCCTTGGACGCCAAAAGCCACCCTCCATCAGAGGACGGGTCCAGAGTTAGCTCGTCCAACAACGCTGCACCGCCGATGTCCGTCCGATGCAGTTTCCGTGATACAGTGCTCCAGACTACCGGCCGAACCCGACCGCGTGCTGCCCACGCTGTGCTCAGATGACGGAGCCGTTCGTTGACACCCTCCGCAAACTGTTCGTGAACCCCTAAGAGCAAAAATACGTCATCAATTGCAGTCCGTTCAATGCGAGTTGTTGCGACGATCTCTAGGGGAATGCCGATCTGCTGAGGGAGAGATGACCGCACAGTTTGCCTTGGCATGGCAGCGGGAGCAGACGCCGGATTGCGGGCCCTATCCTCGTTAGTCAGAGGCGGATGCTTCGTCGGATCCGAACGACTGTCGCTTCGCGTACCACGCCGCAATGCGTTCTGCGCGATATGGTCGCGACCACGGCGGGTCCGGCGGAAGATATGTCGGACCACAGGCATCCGAAGAAGTCGCATCCGCCATGCAAGTCCCGGTATCCCCGGGATGTCCACGCCGCGCTGCCGGGCCTCAGGCGATCGGGCAATGCTCAAAAGCACCGCCCCCCGAAATTCGCCACGTTCGAGCCGTGACAGATTGTCTGCGGTGCCACTCGGATCAGGAGCTCTCCCCAACACAGTCTCATAGGCTGTATGGATAAAGGCCTGATCGTCCAACTCCGCCAATATCTCGGCTGCTGTACGAACCTTCTTGGGCATCATCCGCAGCGTGCTCCCTGATTTCCGCCGCGATACTGGACATAGAGCCCGAATATTTGCGGCGAGATTCCATTCACCATAGTCAGCCAGAAGCTTGATCTGCGCGGAGTTTCCTAGTTTCAACAGCTCGCGCATGGTCCACTGCTCGAAGATCACGCCCTTCCCCGCATAGTTCTGCTTAGCCGCGCGTGCAAAGACCACAGGTCTCTCGGTGATCATGGCGAGACACGCGTAGGACTCGATTTCGGCATCGCGGGCCGGGTCGTGATGGATGACCGTGAGGTGAGTCGAGCCGACAGCCTCGATCAACTCCGTGCCCGTCGATGGCAAGGGCTGGATGGTCAGTTGCAGAGAGGGCTTATCAACAAGTTGCGCTCGCAGAGCATCCAAGCGAGCAGCTAGACCGGCCTGCTGAGCCGGCACCGCCTCGATCAGAATGGACGCCTCCGGAAGTTCCGAGGCGATCTTCAGGACCGCGTTCTCCAACTCAGACCGCGTATCGCCGAATCCGACAAGCCAGATTGTCGGAGGTCCCTTCCGAAGACTGGACGTGACCGTGCAAAAGGGGATAATTGGCTGCCTCGCCAGCACGGTGAATGGCCCGCCTGACCACCTGGCAGGATCGTCGGTCAGTATCACCGGCTTGGCGCCTGGCACGCCCGCCACAGCT encodes:
- a CDS encoding glycosyltransferase — translated: MKVLHFFKTYWPDTFGGVERTIHAIAQSTAAHGVETEVLSLSRAPDKNTKRLDGHMARKAKLDFELASTGFSREVFRKFGALAKQADLVHYHFPWPIMDMVHFQSHHGKPALLTYHSDIVKQRLVLPFYRPLMMRFLADVDAIVATSPNYLESSSVLRAFKAKSQVIPIGIDEGAYPSPSEADNGWCGSVVPKPFVLFVGVLRYYKGLNVLIRAASQARCKIVIAGSGPVERELKQQAEALRCDNVLFVGEVAEPRKMALLRNCHGLVFPSNQRSEAYGLSLVEAAMCGKPMISCEIGTGTSYVNRAGQTGLVVPPSNPAKLAEAINRLIDSPVEAVSWGRAARDRYLRLFTAERMGRSYAELYRQLEGRNH
- a CDS encoding transposase, translated to MEGSVKRSKFSEAEIAFILRRAEEGTPVAKVCHKAGISDATLYIYGRLSRCKRFEQVPGGLGCQHLSGVARDAGAPKWVIRAT
- a CDS encoding glycosyltransferase is translated as MIYECVAKDEDYWLDYLSLDMFDVDLFAKKGKIHRLSADEVDEPADGYDFWVFNWHFFTMGSILPIEVLSRLAGPKFCIVLELDPQDPLKLTPKGFDGYIALDPHVERTSRIFPFPRPLEHEPRKPLPSVTDRPPVIGSFGFGTPGKGFELLVELVNREFDRATVRINIPPGTYTHFYAIHDQEYPKHIEAMCRKIAKPGIDIVFSYDFLDTDALVDWCAANDLNCFMYTRQQTGLSATTDQAVASGRPLLTLANDTFRHIHSDIRPYPETGLREALTSTTEGVARLQQNWSRENFRRTFHEMLESFGLPLPASNAAAPRSASPLAPIEVLHVHFDKDEGGDLLSYSHRLSNSLARTGDWRVKTVRIAAPVDLPLLLADTEPDVILFSKADELAPTELMEAVAGVPGAKPVILTDDPARWSGGPFTVLARQPIIPFCTVTSSLRKGPPTIWLVGFGDTRSELENAVLKIASELPEASILIEAVPAQQAGLAARLDALRAQLVDKPSLQLTIQPLPSTGTELIEAVGSTHLTVIHHDPARDAEIESYACLAMITERPVVFARAAKQNYAGKGVIFEQWTMRELLKLGNSAQIKLLADYGEWNLAANIRALCPVSRRKSGSTLRMMPKKVRTAAEILAELDDQAFIHTAYETVLGRAPDPSGTADNLSRLERGEFRGAVLLSIARSPEARQRGVDIPGIPGLAWRMRLLRMPVVRHIFRRTRRGRDHIAQNALRRGTRSDSRSDPTKHPPLTNEDRARNPASAPAAMPRQTVRSSLPQQIGIPLEIVATTRIERTAIDDVFLLLGVHEQFAEGVNERLRHLSTAWAARGRVRPVVWSTVSRKLHRTDIGGAALLDELTLDPSSDGGWLLASKALYADPGGTDLVGVDVVMEAHRLGLRTAFIFEGADALHKQNGHHAAKAHEEYMQALLLADVVLPVSYDAADDLLFVFTQYHFADWGPVIETVVPPPMESRPDAAAWSTYVRLIGGILRRTSDAARRIKAFYYWISPLASPPRLAFAQALGRTLAEMGVRLIPVRWNAETGDIEVAMPAGDDGSIPWSNWVDPLAHDAPKWVLAAADVTTPDLNEARSFMATRGLRLAVIFGDENRPTSQAISGIERTAYEGLAEADKILALSVDRYENLYRFLLSWRGKVHSAENRFKTLPEPTERLGTQRRIMPRRADVGALKCLVWVPAGRPEILTRILDVADKATRQTGTSLSIIVLDALTPDMDDMVGEGSTVTLDWCGGLERENALAEADFVIHAGKFGVNEPDVLDALWKGVPCVVSGCADVEPELGTVNVGFENGNSLFDAVVRIMSPAWRETLSDEAVSRPVRGWLDYARALCEELATDQRNDARQSLGKWNQQPSASLIKLAQRPKLSICLSTYNRAGWLTRNLANIYSQISGERNDLEVLVVDNASQDNTPDVVQAFFDRSNFRFHRNAKNVGMLGNLAVTAQRARGEYVWIIGDDDLTRAGCIATVLDVLHRHPRIGLVYLNYGYTSEANPLGIADLQSFLNAYNVLEPAGPDELSTVKDLAAKNENFYTAIYSHIYRRDHAMRSYCQETSGRPFSSMLTCIPTSHYVLNYMPDEAAYWIGEPSLVVNSNVSWVDYGTLFDLEQLPRAWDLAERNGADQDAVDRRRANRLWLVAMMWKDIFENDRANNSPYFNAARVLMRLKHLPEIDAYVPEMRRIYAKAHEVGHPAAGMPPSELFSAFPIPCP
- a CDS encoding glycosyltransferase family 4 protein, with the protein product MIKKKRIFWLGMHKVLSQTELPRLRALGYEVFNPPYLSTVHDQSAVYDWVPPDSSLPKEALDILARTNFFYDKIPPAAAEALNAYFDAAIVTINPLWLTHLLKAYHGRVIYRTYGQPYSLSDELTNLGALPLITERNDFWFSPHSEKVIEIEDDWLRSRMMIVPYCLTRDVLDRRDTWDLEASVPELGLLCPRVADIPYYTTNYHTLKRYFPAKGYRIFGAQNVPVRDEQVIGTAERSEFISRLSQMRGFAYHYLEPTVCYLPPIEFMTLGGPVLFQKGSLLCRYFSAGAPGRADSIDDLVKQSERLRKGDRAFSRELIESQAEVRKLYQPEHVWPIFDEAITRALGEAGTNRAPQLIYSPTVKIEAPTAETVLVAFHGFGPLVVRQNGEYHCAEGIARVIRQIVRALADVGFKIVVTSRSEDIGRIHGFLKSAAGSDLKIMVIEQEALGGGNAIGRLRQIASMRPFSANIDHLRTLYHARDFKRMPRALASIAAVATFKALRKVEQALNNIRRANCAMPRAAYVDLINADANIDHVLISHYHMFPELAHLEGKNVVLYLPDYMPHFYQGSAEMGASRQFAIVGKKMVAKASRILTNSAFTASYLPKTTLAPRPECIVHVPLPFLNDSSPSAESSDRLGTLPKYYAFYPTRDRPSKRLTDFARTVAIVNGRLNAAGSEDRLVGLLTTPLSGRSAAGPEEHLVSLPELTDAELGYLYENALCLLFTSEMEGNFPTQITEALHLGVPVVATNIPLITLELAEASACLDLVDVGDCEGFADRVMSIFEDRAAVVLRQKDAKETASRKFSYDNFKYGLSELFRR
- a CDS encoding glycosyltransferase family 4 protein, with amino-acid sequence MTRLKIGIDGRNLASATDGIGRFVHNSIKALAALGADVAVYAPGAVSVSYDIPRGVSVQLAGFKGPVARTYWGQVVLPSLARRDHVDVFWGPSHRLPLVLDSRIARAVTIHDLVWMHAPETMRARTLIGERLLMKPALRTADVVVADSTSTAAALTREFPWLKSPVRTVAPGTAALPAPADVSSLEPLGITKPYALFVGTLEPRKNLGNLIKAYGLLPAGIRVGCDLVIVGGKGWKQTRLADQVRSGGLETSIKFTGFVDDRVLATLYANCVFLAMPSIYEGFGFPIVEAQSFGRPVLTSNTSSMPEVAGDNAVLVDPNDPAAIAVSFGRLCTDAEFRNKIAAGARKNAGRFTWENHAKGMLRIFEPAIRQRRRTEL